A single window of Leishmania panamensis strain MHOM/PA/94/PSC-1 chromosome 35 sequence DNA harbors:
- a CDS encoding hypothetical protein (TriTrypDB/GeneDB-style sysID: LpmP.35.0450), whose translation MIPGGAGSALEPAYPIRRVARPYVGSVPASSAPGMFSSYTGKSTFSSGIGEGGIAGGGGDARVDSAESSPTENEAFTKEDRMLLRLLYHQQQAIQVQLNTMTEWMQQVSYRIASLERLSRHARSAPAVGVTSSLTASGGGGASTLSVSAALPPSRSASAAEGLGSVEAQLQGAQLYSSSPALSVRDAPRPQPGSAPVSVYRGQGLHQHVATSAPPMSSVLESSCACTPPSEQTRHQTGGAGGGSTVLSTTRSFESAMAQPWDPHNTSLQSGSGEAAHSRTSSHTSALGRRANPLLSSSTIMSKLPTSTSRSNWGDLKQLSRLDASVPSGTAQTSFSSGLTSLDTQQPPSSQQQQQSRQPPVVSPPTAVAVPYASSSLYTSADAVVPPYRRMPPEPTTRQPLSRAAAATVMSTTTASRATPFSSNTAEALLTRPGREGTLPPAQNSSMTTSSNHDNGRGRADTETTAAGGSREVRVTHSGAVASHRDLSAATDPAGGTGQATRLHAEETRVPPASNDDSLSDGYGSYESRMYMKNLGLL comes from the coding sequence ATGATTCCCGGAGGCGCGGGCAGTGCCTTAGAGCCTGCGTACCCCATACGTAGAGTGGCACGCCCATACGTGGGTTCCGTGCCCGCTAGCAGCGCACCCGGAATGTTCTCTTCGTATACTGGCAAGTCTACCTTTAGTTCAGGCATTGGAGAGGGCGGGatcgccggcggtggcggagacgCGCGAGTCGATTCAGCGGAAAGCTCCCCTACAGAGAATGAGGCGTTTACCAAGGAGGATCGGATGTTGCTTCGGCTGCTCTACCACCAACAGCAAGCCATACAGGTGCAGTTGAACACCATGACGGAGTGGATGCAGCAGGTGAGCTATCGTATCGCCTCTCTCGAGCGGCTTTCCCGCCACGCGCGCTCCGCCCCGGCTGTCGGAGTGACCTCTAGCCTTACCgcgagtggcggcggcggtgcctccACGTTATCCGTgagcgcagcactgccaccgtctcgcagcgcctccgcagccgAGGGCTTGGGTTCCGTGGAGGCTCAACTTCAAGGAGCACAGCTCTACTCTTCTTCTCCGGCGCTTAGCGTGAGAGACGCGCCTCGGCCGCAACCGGGCTCTGCACCAGTGAGTGTCTACCGCGGACAAGGCCTTCACCAGCACGTGGCCACGAGTGCGCCGCCGATGTCGAGCGTATTGGAAAGCTCCTGCGCCTGCACCCCGCCATCTGAGCAGACGAGGCACCAGACCGGTGGGGCgggcggtggcagcaccgtACTGAGCACTACCCGTTCCTTCGAATCCGCTATGGCACAGCCCTGGGACCCACACAACACCTCTCTGCAGTCTGGTAGTGGTGAGGCAGCTCAcagccgcacctcctcgcacACGAGCGCGTTGGGTCGTCGTGCGAACCCTCTCTTGAGCTCGTCCACCATCATGAGCAAGCTacccacctccacctcgcgGTCAAACTGGGGTGACCTCAAGCAGCTGTCCCGGCTGGACGCGTCTGTCCCCAGTGGCACAGCGCAAACATCCTTCTCCAGCGGGCTCACCTCGCTCGACACCCAACAGCCGCCAtcctcacagcagcagcagcagagtcGCCAGCCGCCCGTTGTCAGCCCACCTACCGCCGTAGCCGTTCCGTACGCATCGTCCTCTTTGTACACGTCAGCTGACGCCGTTGTCCCGCCGTACCGCCGGATGCCACCAGAGCCGACGACGCGTCAACCCCTTagtcgtgctgctgctgcgaccgTAATGTCTACCACCACGGCCAGCCGCGCAACTCCCTTCTCCAGTAATACGGCGGAGGCGTTGCTGACAAGGCCGGGCCGGGAGGggacgctgccgcctgcgcagAATAGCAGCATGACAACGAGCAGCAACCACGACAATGGACGTGGGCGCGCCGACACGGAGACTACAGCTGCAGGGGGGTCGCGGGAGGTGAGGGTCACCCACAGTGGCGCTGTCGCTAGCCATCGAGACCTGAGCGCGGCCACCGATCCCGCAGGTGGGACTGGTCAAGCCACTCGCCTGCATGCTGAGGAGACGCGTGTGCCCCCTGCGTCGAACGACGACTCGCTTAGCGATGGTTATGGGAGCTATGAGTCTCGCATGTACATGAAGAACTTGGGGCTTCTGTAG
- a CDS encoding hypothetical protein (TriTrypDB/GeneDB-style sysID: LpmP.35.0410), whose amino-acid sequence MYSDGERKTVSELQREAEATRREIIEEAQRLERIKKATAKTQFSIDQLFRFFAREVETEEEKRMLVNLLVSNPQDLHIESVPVLPVVIAIANGRMTNARRMFTTDNALLDDSVFIFLVHTLRFSPQACHIDFVDISGTRVTKRGMCFALEMMIERNTPFTLVAKRLLIQPQETEVVRVRYMSLISTLRDKKHCHLIQE is encoded by the coding sequence ATGTACAGCGACGGTGAACGCAAGACCGTgtcggagctgcagcgggagGCCGAGGCGACGCGCAGGGAGATcatcgaggaggcgcagcggctggagCGAATTAAAAAGGCAACCGCTAAGACACAGTTCTCCATCGACCagctctttcgcttctttgcGCGTGAGGTGGAgacagaagaggagaagaggatgCTGGTTAACCTCCTCGTTTCGAATCCGCAAGACCTGCACATCGAGTctgtgccggtgctgccggtCGTCATTGCCATTGCGAATGGCCGTATGACTAACGCGCGTCGCATGTTCACTACGGACAACGCCTTGCTGGACGACTCGGTCTTCATTTTTCTCGTTCATACACTGCGTTTCTCGCCTCAGGCTTGCCACATTGATTTCGTCGACATAAGTGGGACACGTGTGACGAAGAGGGGCATGTGCTTTGCGCTGGAGATGATGATTGAGCGTAACACTCCCTTCACATTAGTAGCGAAGCGCCTGTTAATCCAGCCTCAAGAGACGGAGGTCGTGCGTGTCCGCTACATGTCCCTCATAAGCACGCTACGGGACAAGAAGCATTGCCACCTCATTCAGGAGTAA
- a CDS encoding transcription factor IIa-like protein (TriTrypDB/GeneDB-style sysID: LpmP.35.0430) produces MYRESIAGLALAAALAEIQPALTPRQEEAIWRVFNAAVQAAVADAPLMSHISVQTPPPSSVGGGGYAAVTSVTSELYVPAGAEDGGKIDVEERAVGKSTAAPQEGGAPFDDSHIAFPVYRLVDDEWTLLLKDPTVVVRNELGVSEKIQLDYLRVRLKDIGAQAGATQPKQAHAMRQHRT; encoded by the coding sequence ATGTATCGCGAGAGCATTGCAGGGCTGGCACTCGCGGCTGCACTGGCGGAGATTCAACCTGCCCTGACACCGCGCCAAGAAGAGGCGATATGGCGCGTTTTCAATGCGGCAGTACAGGCCGCAGTTGCTGATGCGCCTCTCATGTCGCACATCTCCGTGCAAACCCCTCCACCTAGTTCCGTGGGCGGAGGTGGCTACGCTGCGGTGACTTCGGTTACTTCAGAGCTTTACGTTCCTGCCGGTGCGGAGGACGGAGGTAAGATAGATGTTGAGGAGCGAGCCGTTGGGAAGtccactgcagcgccgcaggaAGGTGGAGCGCCGTTTGACGACAGCCATATCGCCTTTCCCGTGTACCGCTTGGTGGATGACGAGTGGACGCTGCTGTTGAAAGACCCCACGGTAGTGGTACGGAACGAGCTTGGCGTATCTGAGAAGATCCAACTGGACTACCTTCGAGTGCGCCTCAAGGACATTGGCGCTCAGGCGGGTGCCACACAGCCGAAGCAAGCACACGCAATGCGACAGCACCGCACGTGA
- a CDS encoding hypothetical protein (TriTrypDB/GeneDB-style sysID: LpmP.35.0440), which produces MRRLLTCCPAAAFAVARTLTTSSFVASIEQVQQQLQTAQDRRTELLRYGRQLYEVEVLDDLKVAYTPALASKVCYVASQLRIDATKGQPYTAVLEASMTAKGEQAMDVASLARIVHSCLVLRSGNLHEVLFTFIPFLCEKAGMMDAVTTAVVINAYGRSGVHHPRLYKALCDNGATVLKDPRVALAHIANVAYAVSRVKFLHPTLMLTLRDHALRKVAEASPIISLTILEAFTELRQIDEDLFSSYEQRLLGQLNELQAPLMASLVSCVVRAGRGRAEVMESLGVRTTALADTFDAASIAKVTNAYYEADIASEDVLGALAERACKVAADFRADEIATVLNALSSFDLFDAELFPLLASRLVALHRQGGYVDVADAAIILSSFAAVQERNDELIYVCTQLFATCPGVAMDPVVRVNALWACASLNVHNEAQTNMLEEARATPSLVMWESKPEMLPKTKATLKERSQFLTKVYGITFPSSSSR; this is translated from the coding sequence ATGCGTCGTCTTCTCACCTGCTGCCCCGCAGCCGCTTTTGCGGTAGCCCGCACCCTCACCACGAGCTCGTTTGTGGCTTCTATAGAGCAGGTACAACAACAGTTGCAGACGGCCCAGGACCGACGGACAGAGCTGCTACGCTACGGGCGACAGCTCTacgaggtggaggtgctggatgACCTGAAGGTAGCCTACACACCTGCGTTGGCGAGCAAAGTATGTTACGTTGCCTCACAATTGCGCATCGACGCGACTAAAGGTCAGCCTTACACTGCCGTGTTGGAGGCTAGCATGACCGCTAAGGGCGAGCAGGCTATGGATGTTGCGTCGCTCGCCCGTATTGTCCACAGCTGTCTTGTCCTGCGCAGCGGAAACCTCCACGAGGTGCTGTTCACCTTCATTCCATTTCTGTGCGAGAAGGCGGGGATGATGGACGCCGTGACGACAGCAGTGGTCATCAACGCCTACGGCCGATCAGGGGTGCACCACCCTAGGCTGTACAAGGCCCTGTGCGACAACGGTGCCACGGTGCTCAAGGATCCTCGTGTGGCACTTGCTCACATCGCCAACGTTGCCTATGCTGTGTCGCGTGTCAAGTTCCTCCACCCCACTCTCATGCTGACCCTGCGGGACCACGCTCTCCGcaaggtggcggaggcgtcACCGATCATCAGCCTGACAATTCTCGAGGCGTTTacggagctgcgccagaTTGATGAGGACCTCTTCAGCTCCTacgagcagcgcctgctgggGCAGTTGAATGAACTCCAAGCCCCTCTCATGGCTTCTCTGGTTTCGTGCGTGGTGCGTGCCGGGCGTGGTAGAGCGGAAGTCATGGAGAGCCTCGGCGTCCGAACAACTGCCCTTGCCGACACCTTCGATGCCGCATCGATAGCGAAGGTGACCAACGCCTACTACGAGGCCGATATTGCCTCCGAGGACGTGCTTGGCGCCTTGGCAGAGCGGGCCTGCAAGGTAGCCGCTGACTTTCGCGCGGACGAGATAGCTACCGTGTTGAACGCGCTGAGCTCTTTTGACCTCTTCGACGCAGAGCTCTTTCCGCTTCTCGCGTCTCGTCTCGTGGCGCTGCACAGGCAGGGCGGGTATGTGGACGTGGCGGATGCTGCCATCATTCTCAGCAGCTTTGCTGCCGTGCAGGAGCGTAACGATGAGCTCATCTATGTGTGCACGCAGCTGTTCGCGACGTGCCCGGGAGTGGCAATGGATCCTGTAGTACGGGTGAACGCCctgtgggcgtgtgcgtcgtTGAATGTGCACAATGAGGCCCAGACTAAtatgctggaggaggcgcgggCGACCCCGTCGCTTGTGATGTGGGAATCTAAACCAGAGATGCTTCCGAAGACAAAGGCGACGCTGAAGGAACGCAGTCAGTTTTTGACCAAAGTGTACGGTATTACCTTTCCCTCCTCAAGTTCTCGTTAG
- the AAT28 gene encoding amino acid permease-like protein (TriTrypDB/GeneDB-style sysID: LpmP.35.0420), which produces MMGGHDSNLSETSPMLPRRAPLRTSYSHAALNNTELNRPSCGDRRRAHSVPVYTRRDQRLMALSPILFDRYYMAEGGSLVSSAFNLASATCGAGVLALPYAMQHCGTIIGTTTLIFVCSLSIYSVFLLTKVSTLTKLMTYEELAVDLVGPIMEKLMVTIIVVFCWGVAVMYIVMMGDLIVPLLEATGLSDKVDRRTALVLFWALVMFPLSLARNIQTLRYASIIGTVSTLLLAGALVERFVQQSREGTQDLRLDAVMHTASHVPLARWDAGVIGALTTFVFSYGCQPVAPRIYEELKDRTVKRMCVCTACSLTAVTLIYIVAGVFGAMCFGDSVAPNVLVNFASHLDAYPAQVAYLSMAISLTMGFPVTIFPTRDSVLMAMGYRTEENPVPGWLSRTIAGLLALLALLIGIAVPSIHFFFDVLGGVCGGSLSFLFPALFALRSGYWTKAEVGCRHVILTWMTLVFGIMMCCLGTYNAVKQSFF; this is translated from the coding sequence ATGATGGGTGGGCATGACTCGAACCTCAGTGAGACGAGCCCCATGCTACCGCGCAGGGCTCCGTTGCGCACGTCGTACTCGCACGCCGCCCTCAACAACACCGAGTTGAACCGCCCCAGCTGCGGCGACAGGCGGCGGGCACACAGTGTGCCGGTGTACACGCGACGTGATCAACGTCTCATGGCTTTGTCGCCAATATTATTCGATCGCTACTACATGGCTGAAGGCGGTAGTTTGGTTTCAAGCGCGTTCAACCTCGCCTCTGCCACTTGTGGCGCCGGTGTGCTCGCGTTGCCATATGCGATGCAGCACTGTGGGACCATCATAGGCACTACCACTCTCATTTTCGTCTGCAGCCTTAGCATCTACAGCGTGTTCCTCTTGACGAAGGTTAGCACCTTGACAAAGCTCATGACATATGAGGAGCTCGCAGTCGATCTCGTCGGCCCTATAATGGAGAAGTTGATGGTCACGATCATTGTCGTCTTCTGCTGGGGTGTGGCTGTCATGTATATAGTGATGATGGGTGACCTTATTGTTCCGCTCCTTGAAGCGACTGGGCTGTCCGACAAGGTCGATCGCCGCACCGCCCTGGTGCTGTTCTGGGCCCTTGTTATGTTCCCCTTGTCGTTGGCTCGCAATATCCAGACGTTGCGCTACGCCTCCATCATCGGCACCGTTTCCACCCTCCTTCTCGCCGGTGCCCTCGTGGAGCGCTTTgtgcagcagagcagagaaGGCACACAAGACTTAAGGCTCGACGCCGTAATGCACACCGCCTCGCATGTGCCGCTGGCCCGCTGGGACGCGGGGGTGATTGGCGCACTGACTACCTTTGTGTTCAGCTACGGCTGCCAGCCGGTAGCACCAAGGATCTACGAGGAACTCAAGGACCGAACAGTGAAGCGGATGTGTGTATGCACAGCGTGCTCCCTGACAGCGGTCACTCTCATTTACATTGTCGCTGGCGTCTTTGGCGCCATGTGCTTCGGCGACTCAGTGGCACCAAACGTGCTGGTAAACTTCGCGAGCCACCTAGACGCTTACCCAGCCCAAGTCGCGTACCTCAGCATGGCCATCTCCCTCACGATGGGGTTTCCTGTGACGATCTTTCCGACGCGCGACTCGGTGCTCATGGCGATGGGCTACCGCACCGAGGAGAACCCCGTGCCGGGATGGTTGTCCAGGACCATCGCCGGCCTCCTCGCCCTACTGGCACTTCTCATCGGTATTGCTGTGCCGAGCATTCACTTTTTTTTCGACGTACTGGGCGGAGTATGCGGTGggtccctctccttcttgttCCCCGCTCTCTTTGCGCTGCGCTCTGGCTACTGGACTAAGGCAGAGGTAGGGTGTCGCCACGTAATTTTGACGTGGATGACGCTCGTGTTTGGCATCATGATGTGCTGCTTGGGCACGTATAATGCGGTGAAGCAGAGCTTCTTTTAG
- a CDS encoding hypothetical protein (TriTrypDB/GeneDB-style sysID: LpmP.35.0400) has protein sequence MATALNRRFDVLCHSGVCPSHLIDVLSLLVAHANDTELFKTELRHGGGGEVGAVTTGAGSVRATSSTGPANCTDRAPGDARERQAADRRIQLMYKQAEDPEVLDDALRASHETVLIAAERSLQTYAEDLKHINDIAMATSAKHLRAMRVETQQQMEMFRDRVCGNVVERTKEELEVMRSELTASVRDDISDMVRQLHQVSLSTQQQLQELTSSYTDFVAQAHDVLTAAPLADVYETVKTVEYVQKQMDCMEATALSKSDVKALEERLKHLECTVATLGPVAEKSDGAAAAASRDSVSTNVPLPLPLSQQKSLPSNGSVPHRSPRSKSTSPPPSHVHFSQSASAKDQPLSTTAASRPPVQRTLAERLGVTVEAVGDGVVLVGVSPGSAAAAHRLGVGHIISHVGRTAVATPAAFEEALRASEGLVVKITTYDPFNGRVRVLTAQPF, from the coding sequence ATGGCGACTGCGCTTAACCGCAGGTTTGACGTGctctgccacagcggcgtgTGCCCGTCTCACCTGATCGACGTCTTGTCACTCCTCGTGGCACACGCCAACGATACAGAGCTGTTCAAGACAGAGCTACGTcatggtggcggcggcgaggttGGCGCTGTCACTACTGGTGCAGGCAGTGTCCGTGCTACATCTTCCACTGGCCCTGCGAACTGTACTGACCGGGCACCCGGTGATGCACGCGAGAGGCAGGCGGCAGATCGGCGTATCCAACTCATGTACAAACAAGCGGAAGACCCCGAGGTCCTCGACGACGCACTGCGCGCGTCGCACGAGACGGTCCTTATCGCCGCTGAGCGTAGTCTGCAGACTTATGCGGAAGATTTGAAGCACATCAACGATATTGCCATGGCGACTTCCGCCAAGCATCTACGGGCAATGCGGGTagagacgcagcagcagatggagATGTTTCGTGACCGCGTCTGCGGCAATGTTGTTGAGCGAACGAAGGAGGAATTGGAGGTGATGCGGAGCGAGCTGACCGCATCGGTTAGAGATGATATCAGCGACATGGTCCGGCAGCTGCATCAGGTGAGCCTTAGCACCCAACAGCAGCTCCAAGAGCTAACGTCTTCCTACACTGACTTCGTGGCTCAGGCTCACGATGTGCTCACTGCGGCTCCACTAGCTGATGTCTACGAGACTGTGAAGACCGTAGAGTACGTGCAGAAGCAGATGGACTGCATGGAAGCAACAGCGCTCAGCAAATCAGACGtgaaggcgctggaggagcggctgaAGCACTTGGAGTGCACTGTGGCGACTCTGGGGCCCGTGGCGGAGAAATCTGAtggggctgccgccgcagcgtctcGTGACAGCGTCTCCACGAATGTTCCCCTTCCACTGCCGCTATCGCAGCAAAAGTCACTTCCGTCTAATGGGAGTGTCCCTCACCGCAGCCCACGATCAAAGTCCacgtcaccaccgccgtcgcacgTGCACTTCTCACAATCAGCCAGTGCAAAGGATCAACCGTTATCGACAACAGCGGCTTCGAGACCGCCAGTGCAGAGAACACTCGCGGAGCGTCTTGGCGTCACGGTGGAGGCAGTAGGGGACGGGGTGGTGCTTGTGGGGGTGTCGCCCGggtcggctgctgctgcgcaccggcTCGGCGTGGGCCACATCATCTCTCACGTGGGTCGCACGGCTGTGGCGACCCCTGCCGCGTTTGAGGAAGCCCTCCGTGCGAGTGAGGGGCTGGTCGTGAAGATCACGACGTACGACCCCTTCAACGGCCGCGTGCGCGTACTCACAGCGCAACCTTTTTGA